The region CTGCATCATATCTCTGATCACTGGGTTGGATTAATGATGTCATTATGCTACTGGAACAATCCATACAtttcggacacacacacacacacacacacacacacacatatttacacactttGGTTTAGTATGTCTGGTTCTGATAAATCAAGCCCCCTCCACCACGTCTTAGCTCAGTGACACACTAGGTGTCTAACAGGCATTAGAGCAGGACAGATACAGATAACAgatcacacacagcagcctcTTATGCTGACTATCATGGTACTTACATCAGTCTGCACTGCAGTTTGAAAAAATGCACCATATAATGTCATTCAGAATGGAATTGCAGGGCTATTATTGTACAGACTTTCCAATTTTGGTATAGTTTATTCTGTACTCACACCAAACACCCTACCTTGCACCTACACTGCTGTTAAAAGTACACCTATCATATTGGTGCATTTTGTAAGTGTACAGCTACAGACTATAGCCCACTGTTGCCCTGCAGTCACCTTCTGTCCCATTCATtgatggtcagtttctgaccacgggaccactgctgaccagattATATTTTGGTTTCGCACTATGCTCTCCTCAGCAGTGACACTGTCAACATTATggcagggttgtgtgtgttgcattggTATGGGTGTATGAGGCTCAGCAATGTTGTATTTTACATGTGTTTATGCCACTGCTGGATTGAGAGTGGACACCACCCAAAAATGTCCTGCTAACAGCAGACATGAAATACACACCAACAAATTCTTTCTATTTAATAAACATTCCTAAtaatgtgtttggtgtgtgtatactgCCCTTACAATTCAAAAATAAAGTGGGGTTGATGATACCAagtattaaattataaattttGTCCCTGATGTTGATACTGTATTTCATTacacttgttgttgttgttgctgttgatgATGCTAACCTGCGTAAACTGCTTCATGGTGGGTGAAAGTTGCTACCAAAAGAGTCTGAATCATGGATTAATTAAACAGTCTAGCAGGCTGTTCTGAATCATGATTTGCTTTGCCCCAGTGTGGGCTCTTCTCTTCATGGTAATGTTGTAGTAGCTCATTAAATAACCCCTACAGTTGATGACTACTgctaaacaacacacacacaacagccccTCACACACAACAGCCAAGAGAACaatattcaaaaacacatgATGTCTTTTGTCATTGCTTGTGAGAACATGCTCAGTGCCTAAGGAACCTATATGAATTCAGCCTCTATCTCTACCCTTGCCTGTCACGATATCTCAAGCTCTGTCAGTACCAATATGTCAGGCCATCCTCTTTCCATTGTCCCCTCTCCATCTCTAATCACCTCAATTTACCTCCAGAGACAATCAACTTGGTTCCCAATGGCAGCCAGAAATCAATGCAAAATGCAAGTAGCACAACCAGTTCTAACACGTAGAtgtgtttgtaaaaatgtttatctCTTCAGCAGCTGTAGCCGAGTTGCCATTGACAGGGTTCACTGGTGACTCACAGAAATCTATAATATATTCTGCATGGGGCTCCTGCATGATAAGCAAAGCAGTCATCCCCAAAAGGCTGTGTCATCTTCTCCTAACCAAACACAATCTGTTAGTGGCCATGAGAACAAGCTGCTCAGTAATAATCAAGTGGAGCTCAATCATGTAGGCAAATTACTAAATTTATAGATATATTCAGTTGGAGCCAAAATACTCAAATACCATAATTTAAGATGGCTGaggaaaatgtaatacatacatCTACCAATTGCACTTTCATAATTAAATATGGGAAGCGCGGATCACTACATTCAATACAGAGCAAGTTAAATGTTTCTGTGAAGAGATAATGTTCTCCaaagctgtctgtctgtaatttTAATAACACTTACTGAAGGATTATTCATTACCCACAGTTCTGTATACCCATGAAGGATCTACTGTGCAGGttacaaaattaaaatagaCTTTACCGGTGATTAGGATCATATTAGCAACTTGTGGTCAACTCCAGGCCCTATTCTTAGCTTCACCCTAGTCTAAGAAAACAAGAGCATTTCCAGGGATCTAACATGCCAGCCAGACATCATCTTCATCTGCTTCCGTAAGTGCAGACAGGCCCCCAGATGGTAAAGATACCAACTGGTTCACTGATGTGACTAGTGGATTACTCGTTCAAGTCCTAAAACAGGCACTGAGGgtcaaattaattaataaccAGGGAGCCTAAATCTTGTTGAAGAGCACTGTGATTGTCTTTGAGCCTGACACATAATCCCACTATTCCCCCATGAAATACAATGGCATGTTTCTTTTCACACCCAGTTTACTGCTGTTAATGAGCAGTGCAGTTTACAACTTGCTTGGACCGAAAGAGTTCCTTATGTTACATAGCTGAGGCATGCTACATCAGCTATGCACCATGACAATATCTCAACAGTACATTACAACAGCATGCAGAATACTGGAATGGATATAAAAGGACATACCAATCTTGGCTCAAAATTCTTTAAGAGCATCCACTCCTCAGAGTTAATCACTTACTGATAAGATGTAATTCATAATGAAATAAGGGAAACGGCCCTGAACTATACACTCCACTGGTTTTGAACTAGTACCATCACCCATTAGAaccacacagtcaaacacaaaTTAATAGGCCTAAGGAATATCTGAATCTAAAGCAATATTACTTTTCCACTTCAATGACACTAGCATGCTTATTAGCAGCTCATACATGATATATACATTAACCTGAACTTAATACAATTCAGTTCATCACACAATTCCAGTATGCCATAATGCACCACCAAGTGATGAATTAGCATGGTACTATTTATACATGTAAGAAAGACATAGTTACAATCCAAGAGTTTGAGCACACTTGACTCAAAGAACAGATGgcatttttgtaaattaaaCAAGATAAATAAGCATAATAAATGACAGGATGTCCATTAATTTTGTCTGAGTGACAACTGCATTTACAAGTTACAACATAACGCCAAGCATAACCAGCAGGTCAACTGACAAGACGGCTAGAAGAATATAAAATGTTCAGGACTTTAAAAAAGTCCCTTTGGTACTATAATTTCAACGTTTGTTTTTTAGCAAAAGAGGCTAAGGAACCAGCTCGACACACCATAGCTGTGTCAAGAGTCCTGGCCCTGCAAAACTAACAGGAATTTACAATATGATTGACTCACATTAGACAATTACAACATTTCATAAttatcagcaaaacaaaactaatattTGCCATGCATGTAAGATTGGCCTTTTCTTCTGACCTTTCATGCAGGGCAATTAGACTGGACCCTAAACTTCATAAGAAAATGTTGAATACAACAAAGGTTTCTTTCTTGTATTCAGAGTAGCTGAATACAGGAGTAGCTGAGATTGCTTTTCCAAAATGGTCTTTTGTGAACATCCACAGGGGTCTGGTTGAACAGAAGTTCTAATTGCCTGTGTTATctggtgtgcatttgtgtcacaggtgtttttgtctgtgtgtgtgtgtgtgtgtgtgtgtgtgtgtgtgtgtgtgtgtgtgtgtgtgtgtgtgtgtctgtctctctctctagctctctctctctcacaaacacacacacacacacacacacacacacacacacacacacacacacacacacacacacaaacacaaagataaataatataaataaatttaagaaTTGTTTTCGGGATAAAACGCCTATTTCATCTCCTTAGTTTGATGTCTTATTGTTAGCAAGGCTAtctattatttacttattacaATATATAATGCATAAATGGAAATGAATTAAATTTTGGATGGATTAAATGTTGTCTTATAAATGAGTATCGTGGCTAACCCCGTAACTCCTTTGGgtaaaacacattattaattcattaacgGGATAGACTTACAGCCAACCACATGCATCTTGCAACTCCAAGCACGTttgacaaaatgcaaaaacgAAAAGCATGAATTCAGCACTTCTCAGAATAGTACGAGACCTTTAATTATATGCACTGTACGCGAAGCATGTTGAACTCCCGATTATCCATATCAAATTTGAAATAGCCTTAACAACAAATTTGGACTGCCACTGGTATCGCGCATGCCGCGCGCCATGCGTTGCAATGCCCTATTCTCTGCGGCACAGTTAAATAGTTGTATATAATCATGCGCTGCAACATACCAAAGACGGAGTGGTTAGACTCCAGTCTCCTTGTATATTTAAATCGTCTTCCTTTTCCTTGTAAACGACCCAGGTCTAGATGAAGACTACATCGGCTGTaacagacgggggggggggggggttctgatGCGCTAACCCTGGAGGCGCGGCGGCAGATGGGGGATGGTCAGCTACGGGACCGGTGTTACATATTCATGATTATTTTAGAATACAACCCTGGACACTAATAACTAAACTCCAAAACGTAGAAAaccattaaaatgtaaacagtgttaTACTGTTCATAAACTGATACTTTAAATAATGTAGAAAATCCCGTTGATTCAACCGGTTCTCTTCTTTGCAATAACTGCACAGAGCCTGTAGACGTGGCTCTGTTTATTACAAAAGTAagggttttattttgtttagttcACTGCACCGTTATCGTAAATTTGAAGATGAAAAATAGCGTGTTGTTTAACTGCAAAATATGGTTAAACCCCAGCAACACTCCAGTAAACTTGGTGGCCTAGAGTAATAATTTTTAttaagctgtgtgtgcataatcTTCCATGATGTggaattttacatttcttttggaATTCAGAAATATTAGGCTATATCTAAATATTTGGGTAGAAATATGTACCGAGTGTAAATGTGAGAACGTCTTCTTATAATTTATTTCAGTGTAAGCTGCAAGACTACATCATTTTTAGGATAGAATTAAAAGGGCATGACGTGCGCTTTCATTCTCACCCAGCCAAAACATTAAACTCCAGATCAGTAGATGGCAGTACGTAGTATGTGAATACATCAGAAGTGCATCAATAATACGAGAAAAACGACGAAAGTGGTCCTTTCCGGCTCCGGTCTCAGCAAGTGTAAAGGTAGGGAAATCCAGAAGGCGATAAATCTATTAAAAATCTAAACGATCATTTGCGgtattgtggtttttttgttggAATATGTAAGATCACTACTTTAAAAGTATGAACTTCAGAGTATTTCCCAAAAGCAcggttttatattatatatttgatgCTAACATCGCTTCGCTTTGAGTAAGCTAGCTAAGGCGGTAAGAATTTTTTTGTCGTGCCTACTGTAATGACATAATACCTAACTAGTTGTATTTTTTATGCAGTTACATCTACACTATTATAATGTTAGCGCGCTGCTAGCTCCTTAgctattttaaataatgcagtACCTCTATAAGATAACGAGCTAATTCTGTAACCTAAGATAGCGAGCTTCCTGACTATACATATAGTGTTGAATGTACATACGCTTGAGTTAACTTAATATACTAACGTAACAGTCTGGATAACAACTGATACCAGATAGCGAATTAATGTTCCGAAAGTGTTCTCTTAAGACGTTGCTTAAGTGTTCTGGCGGTAAGCGTGCTTTTGTCTATAAGTTCGTCGCACACCTTGGATATATTATAGTAGGTGCGTGTATAATCCTTGAACCCTCCTCTGGTTGCGCAGATGTTGATGCCCAAAAAGAACCGCATTGCCATCTATGAGCTCCTGTTTAAAGAGGGTGTTATGGTCGCTAAGAAAGATGTGCATCTGGCCAAGCACCCGGAGCTGGCTGACAAGAACGTGCCCAACCTTCACGTTATGAAGGCCATGCAGGTGAGTTTACTGATGTAAATTTTGCATTGTGTGCTGACCTGGATGGTGCATGATAATTATGTACAATAAGTAGTATTTTGTGTGGAACAATCTGAAGGAAAGACGGGTGCAGTACGAATGTGTTGGGCTTTGCtggcattaaaattaaaatggtgtGTTTAGTGTTAAAACAGCCCCTAAACCTAGAATTCGGAGGTAGTCTAGAGGACTCGTCACTGACATGAACTGTCCTAAAGTGATGCTGGGACCTTTTTCAAAGATCCATGTCGCAGTCACAACGGTATTAAAGTGGTTGTGGACTCAGTCAGGAATGCAGTCACTTTGTATACTAAAAGAATGCAGTGCTGCTGGAGACAAAGGTTTGGACAATTCTGCTACTTGGCCTCAAAAAATGCAATTATTGGGGAGGGGGGTATCTGTTAACTGTACGTCATGTTCTAACCTTAATTAGGAGTATTCAGATCACATTTCGTTGGCTGTGTGCTACAGATTTTCCACCTTCCCTTTACAGAGAAGGCAGGTGTCATGGCAACGTGACCCAATGGGTACACTGACTGTTCAGTCAATTACTAGTTATATAACACAGGACCAGATTTGGATTCTGTTCCTAATACCATGgccaacatttacatttgacatgTACTTTTTTAGAGTAAACATTGACAGTTCATTTAATTTGCTAATGTATAAGCTGCTAAAAGGCTGTTTAAGTACATACTCTAATTATATTCAATCCTGTCCTAGGATTAATTTGAGATGCTGTCAGGATCACATTcgtgttttcattgtttttatatggcAGCATATTGTGATTCAGTTTAGAATTTCATACATTACTGATTCAGCCAAATGCACTTGAAATTCACTGAGGAAATATTGTCATCTGTAGCATCTAAGGCCAGCATCAACAGCAAAACCTATAATCTTGCTGTAGGAAGTTCTTTAGTTCCtgaaacattattttaagaTTATGTAGAGTACTTATGTAATAATGCACTAGGAATCTAAATATCTACATTCTCTTTGTGGCAGTAATAATTGTTGGGGGGGGTTTTTGTGTTAAACTGACACTCCCATCAAAATTTAAacacatgtctgtctgcagctAACAGTAAAATTAGCTCATAGATCAGCATAATTATGCTATGCTTTTCACTGCCGGTCTGGTGGTCTCATTTCCCCACAGTTTCAGGTCCATCTTGCTCCAGTGCACCCACAACAACTCGTCCGCTAATTATCAAGCCACTTTGTGTTGGAGCAAGTGTGCTAGAATGGGGAAACCTTGAGACTACAAGACAGTGTCTCCCCAGGAGTGAAAATGAAAACCCTGATGTCTTGTTGTTAAGCCTCTAAAAACTTGATGCAGGAATGCCTCCTGGAAATTAAGCACTCTGCAACTTGAGATGTCTTAGGTTGCTGCCCTTGGCACTTGTGCCTTTTTCGGAAAAgtaaaattttttaaatggtcGAGCCTCAGTTTTCTGCAATtaatatgaatgtatatgttGAAAAAATGTTTCCTGTTGCTGATGCATTTCACATCTCGTTTGTCAAATTTGAAGGCTTCAAGCTGTCATGTGCTACACTGAATGAAGACTTTAATGTAAAACATACTTTCAAGTGAAAGTTCTTTGAGTAAACGACGTCCTAAAAGTCTCTCTTGTCTTTAGTCTCTGAAGTCATGTGGGTATGTCAAAGAGCAGTTTGCCTGGCGCCACTTTTACTGGTACCTGACCAACGAAGGCATCCAGTACTTGAGGGACTTCTTGCACCTGCCACCTGAGATTGTACCTGCCACTCTCCGCCGCCAGACCCGCCCTGAGACAGCCCGACCACGCCCTAAGGGTAACGCTCGTCATGTTTCTGCTGTTTACTTGATTGACTGTtctaaataaatagatattcCTAATTTTCTTCACTCAGGTTTGGAGGGGGAGAGACCAGCACGTCTGGCGCgtggagagggagacagagatgcatACAGGCGATCTGCTGCTCAGCGTAAGTACTTTCTCTTCTATCCATGTTAATGGCAGTAAACCAATAACCCACCCCAATATCTAACAACTTGGTACATTTTGTTGTACTGGTGTATGGAATCTAATTCCTCCACATATGGTCTATTTGTGTAGCTGGAGCAGACAAGAAGGCTGAAGCAGGTGCAGGAGCTGCTACAGAATTCCAGTTTGTAAGTAGTACTCCTTGTGTGTTGTTACTGTACTGTAAACTAGCACTGTGCGATCCAACTAAAATCCCATATCCTGGTATAGGTCATTTCATATGGACATAACAATACCCATTACAATATTGCATATTTTCAGGAAAGACCTATTGGTGTATgtgtctctcatatatatatatatatatatatatatatatatatatatatatatatatatatat is a window of Electrophorus electricus isolate fEleEle1 chromosome 3, fEleEle1.pri, whole genome shotgun sequence DNA encoding:
- the rps10 gene encoding 40S ribosomal protein S10, whose amino-acid sequence is MLMPKKNRIAIYELLFKEGVMVAKKDVHLAKHPELADKNVPNLHVMKAMQSLKSCGYVKEQFAWRHFYWYLTNEGIQYLRDFLHLPPEIVPATLRRQTRPETARPRPKGLEGERPARLARGEGDRDAYRRSAAQPGADKKAEAGAGAATEFQFRGGFGRGRGQQPQ